CGTCCCGCCTCATCCGCACACCGGATTGCAAACCGTGAGTTGGTTATTCAGTGGGGAAGTGGAGCATCGCGACAGCGCCGGCGTCCGCGCCCTGGTCCGGCCCGGGGAGCTGAACCTGATGACCGCGGGCGCGGGCATCTGCCACTCCGAAGTGTCGATCGGGTCAGACCCGCACACCGTTCTGCACGGTGTGCAACTCTGGGTGGCGTTGCCTGACCCCGCGCGCGACACCGCACGCGACTTCGCCCACTACGCACCCGCCCCGGTCGCGCTGCCGGGAGCGACGGCGCGGGTATTCCTCGGCGAGCTGGCCGGCAGCCGTTCCCCGGTGCATACCTTCACCCCGCTGGTGGGCGCCCAGATCGATCTCGACGCCAGCGCCGCGCTAGAGATCGGCATCGACCCGGGCTTCGAACACGGGGTGCTGTGCGACCTCGGCAGCATAGCGATCTGCGGGAGTGCCCTGGCGGCCGCCGATCTGGGCTATCAGGGGCCGGGCAACTCCGTATTGCAATTGCACAATGTTGGCGATGGGCCCGCGCGGGCATTGGTACTGGGTGGGGCCCCGTTTACCGAACAACTGGTGATGTGGTGGAACTTCGTCGGGCGCAGCCACGACGACATCGTCAACTATCGCCGGCTGTGGGAGGACGCCGACGAGCGCTTCGGCGCGGTCCAGGGGTACCAGGGTTCGGTCACCCGACTGCCCGCCCCGCCACTGCCCACCGTCCGGCTGCGGCCTCGGTCGCTTCCGGAGAGAACGGATAGCGGACACACGTGACTGCCGACAACACCGGCGCGCCAACTACGGTCAGCGCGGAACTCGGTAAGTACACCATCTCCGTCGACGGCAAGACCGTCGGCGTCGCCGAATTCGCCGACCGTGGCAACCAGCGCGTGTTTTACCACACCGAGGTCGATCCCGGATTCGGCGGACGAGGCTTGGCGACCATTCTGGTCAAGGCGGCACTGGATGGCGCCCGCAACGACGGCAAGCGCGTCGTTCCCGTGTGTTCCATGGTCGGCACGGTGCTCAGGAAGTACCCCGAGTTCGACGACCTCACCGATCCCGTGACCGCCGAGGTCACCGGGTGGGCGAGTGCCCAGCCGACCGACTGAGAGAGTTCGAAGTGGCGTCGATGACAACCGCTCACGGTGGGCGAAGGGGGACTTGAACCCCCACGTCCCGAAGGACACTGGCACCTGAAGCCAGCGCGTCTGCCATTCCGCCACTCGCCCGAAACAACCGGAGGACCATACCACTGTAGTAGCCGCGCACCCCAAACCGCTTCGGAAGGACACGGAGCGGGGAGCCGGGCGGCCGTCTGACGTTGGGCTCGAGACGCGCAAAGGGCTCTGAACGGTCTCGACGCGATTCTCAGTGTTCTCACGGTGCCGCAGCATCACGGTGTCCCGATAGCATGCTTGTTTGACACGACACGCGGGCTGGTCGTTTGCCCTGCGCCGACGAATACTGGGAATAGTGAGGCGAGCGCTGAAACATGAATGGCCAGAAAGGGCTAGTTCAGCGCATCGAGCGCAAACTCGAGGTGACCGTTGGCGATGCGTTTGCCCGGATGTTCGGAGGATCGATCGTCCCGCAGGAGATCGAGGGACTGTTGCGCCGCGAGGCCGCCGACGGCGTCCGGTCCCTGCAGGGAGATCGCCTTTTGGCGCCCAATGAATACGTCATTACCCTCGGTGTGCACGACTTCGAAAAATTGGGGGTCGATCAAGATCGCATGGCGACCACTTTCGCCAGGCACTTGGCGGACTATATCCAGGAACAGGGGTGGCAAACGTATGGTGATGTGGTCGTCCGGTTCGAGCAGTCATCGAACCTGCATACCGGCCAGTTCCGCGCCCGCGGCACTGTCAACCCCGATGTCGAGCCCCGCCCGACAGTCACCCATCCCGCACGGCCACAATCAAATAACGCGTTTGCCGCAGAACCAGGAGTACCACCAATGACTGACAATTCGAGCTACCGCGGCGGTCAGGGGCAGGGGCGGCCCGACGAGTACTACGACGACCGCTATGACCGTCCGCACGAGGATCCGCGCGGTGGCCCTGATCCGCAAGGAGGACAGGACCCCCGCGGGGGATATCCACCAGAGCAGGGTGGTTACCCGCCCCAGCAGGGATATCCCCCGCCCCGGCACCCTGACCAAGGCGGCTACCAAGAACAACAGCGCGGCTACCCTGACCAAGGCGGCTACCAAGAACAACGGGGCTACTCGGACCAGCGTGGCTACCCCGACCAAGGCGGTTACCAAGAGCAACGGGGCTACCCCGAGCAGCGCGGCTACCCCGAGCAGACCCCGGGTGGCTACCCTCCGACCTACGAACAACGTCCGCCTGCACCCGCCCCTTCTGGTGGGTATGGCGACCAGGGCTACGACCAGGGCTACCGCCAAGGCGGCGGGGGCTACGGCCCGCCTCCCGGCGGTCCCCAGCCCGGCTATGGCGGCTACGGCGACTACGGTCGGGGGCCGGCTCCCCGAGAGGAGGCCGGATATGCACCCGCGGCCCCGCCCGAACAGCGCCCGCCTTACCCCGACCAAGGCGGCTACGAGGGCTACCAGCAGCCCGGCCCCGGCTACGGCGGCCAGGACTACGCCAGCAGCGACTACACCCGCTACGCCGAGGCCCCTCCCGTCCCGGGGTATCCCCCGGCCAGCGGCGGCTACGCCGAACCCGCCGGCCGCGAATACGACTACGGTCAGTCCGGCGGCTATGGCCAACCGGCCGGTGGTGGTTACGCCGACTACGGGCAGGGCGGCTACCCCTCCGCCGGAACGTCGGTCACCCTGCAGCTCGACGACGGCAGCGGCCGGACGTACCAGCTGCGCGAGGGCTCCAATATCGTCGGCCGCGGACAGGACGCCCAGTTCCGGTTGCCCGACACTGGCGTGTCGCGTCGGCACCTGGAGATCCGCTGGGATGGCCAGGTCGCGCTGCTGTCGGACCTCAACTCCACCAACGGCACCACCGTGAACAACGCGCCGGTGCAGGAGTGGCAGTTGGCCGACGGCGATGTAATCCGCTTGGGCCACTCGGAGATCATCGTCCGCATGCACTGAACCCACCGGTTCAAAGCCGCCGAGCTTCACCCCGCGTCCGCCGTCGTCCAAGTATCGTGACGTTGCTGATGTGCTCGGTGGCGC
This is a stretch of genomic DNA from Mycobacterium lacus. It encodes these proteins:
- a CDS encoding FhaA domain-containing protein is translated as MNGQKGLVQRIERKLEVTVGDAFARMFGGSIVPQEIEGLLRREAADGVRSLQGDRLLAPNEYVITLGVHDFEKLGVDQDRMATTFARHLADYIQEQGWQTYGDVVVRFEQSSNLHTGQFRARGTVNPDVEPRPTVTHPARPQSNNAFAAEPGVPPMTDNSSYRGGQGQGRPDEYYDDRYDRPHEDPRGGPDPQGGQDPRGGYPPEQGGYPPQQGYPPPRHPDQGGYQEQQRGYPDQGGYQEQRGYSDQRGYPDQGGYQEQRGYPEQRGYPEQTPGGYPPTYEQRPPAPAPSGGYGDQGYDQGYRQGGGGYGPPPGGPQPGYGGYGDYGRGPAPREEAGYAPAAPPEQRPPYPDQGGYEGYQQPGPGYGGQDYASSDYTRYAEAPPVPGYPPASGGYAEPAGREYDYGQSGGYGQPAGGGYADYGQGGYPSAGTSVTLQLDDGSGRTYQLREGSNIVGRGQDAQFRLPDTGVSRRHLEIRWDGQVALLSDLNSTNGTTVNNAPVQEWQLADGDVIRLGHSEIIVRMH
- a CDS encoding pirin family protein codes for the protein MSNLEAAPAEVECRASGVAGIEVLHPREVPLGGPRALPVRRTLPQRQRSLIGAWCFVDHYGPVAASMDVPPHPHTGLQTVSWLFSGEVEHRDSAGVRALVRPGELNLMTAGAGICHSEVSIGSDPHTVLHGVQLWVALPDPARDTARDFAHYAPAPVALPGATARVFLGELAGSRSPVHTFTPLVGAQIDLDASAALEIGIDPGFEHGVLCDLGSIAICGSALAAADLGYQGPGNSVLQLHNVGDGPARALVLGGAPFTEQLVMWWNFVGRSHDDIVNYRRLWEDADERFGAVQGYQGSVTRLPAPPLPTVRLRPRSLPERTDSGHT
- a CDS encoding GNAT family N-acetyltransferase, which gives rise to MTADNTGAPTTVSAELGKYTISVDGKTVGVAEFADRGNQRVFYHTEVDPGFGGRGLATILVKAALDGARNDGKRVVPVCSMVGTVLRKYPEFDDLTDPVTAEVTGWASAQPTD